ACATTAGGGAATATATAAAGCTAGCAATATTTTCCTTCTGTAATTCAATTATCAATTAGATGTCAACCTTTACATGTGGAAGGTGAAATATGCCCTCTTTGTCAGGCATGTTGTGTGAACGAATATAAATGCTGCACTTACCTAAAGAATCATTGGTACCAAAGAGATGTGACCCCAAATTCACCAAACACAACACAGTTGCTCCATGAAGTTGATCCATCAATCTCTatagtttattatataatatattctttCTACATAATTTACTTTACCAGGAATAAAACCCAAGAGAAAATTGTCAACGTATTGCCTGGCGGATAATGTTCCATATGATGAGTAAGCGAGCAAGAGAAGTTGCTTGTGGAAATTTCTCTCTAGTTAGATTATTCCTAGCCACAtctatatatttgtttaatgatAATCTGAGAAAATTTAATGGTTTCTGAATTTATAAGATATGCTTTGCCTACCAGTAGCTCCTTGACAAATCTTTCTAATGTTTCCCATTTGTCATAAGATGGGATTCCGCCTAAAAATTTCTCGTTGGAATCCAAATATGAAAGCACCATCTTTTAATTGTTGGAGGTTGtctgtataatattattatgctTAAGCCAGCTTGGGACAAATTAGTGCACTGTTCTTTCAGGTGGGTGGCATACCCGGTGCCACACACAGTAAGCACAATTGTGAATTTGTTCTGTGGCTGGCTATATGTATGaaagaattatataatttggtgactatttaaataattttcatatgttttCGAATGAGTTGATGAgacatatcatacaatatggagatttttgaaagatttgaGCATTTGTGGCTGCAAATTTAGGCTGTTGAAAGTAGCGAATTTATGGGGACTTAggaaaaaaggagaaagagaatgagaatatatattaaaacaatcaTTCAGTCGTTATTTCTGTCTTTGTTTGTCCAAAGAACGCCTAACGTTTCTtcctcaaatatatatattatgaacaTTTGAAAGCAATGGAACCAAACTAGTTGTTTGATTCCGATTCACATTAGGTCTAAATTTATGCTTAATTAATTAGCAAAGTAATAGCATGacagaaacataattatttcaTGCGTTAATTTAGATAGAATTGAAGTTGTATATCTTTTAAGTCTCCAAATTAGCAGAAACGTCGCATTGACACTAACTTTTACTTCGATTAAGGTCAAAATGCGGAAAAAATAACCTGTTATCAAAGTAATTAGGCAAAATCACAAATGGCTTCCACTCTTCATCTCaccacttaattttaaatatgatttatccTACCTGCACCACTAAACCTGAATTTCATTTGGTGGTCAATAAATCACACCCCACTTCTCATAATcccacaatttaaaaaaaaattaaagcaatatTATCACCTCAAAGGGTCCAACAAaacttctctctttctctctttattttatcGTATTTTAGGGGGAGAGAGAGGATCTAACTGTTGCATGATGTATAAAGGAATACGAAATTGGACACTTATACGTGTAGTGTTGAAATGCTTCTCTCTTAATAGAGCTTTTACTTGTCTATAAGAAGGTCCTCATTATTTCTCATTTCGTGCTACAAACCACTCGAGTGAAGCATTGTTTGAGAGAAAGATAGATAGATCATGGGAGACCAAGCTTCATGTGGGATGCTGTGCATAAGAGTCAACAGAGTTAAGGCTTACCTAGCAATGGTCTCCCTGCAATTTGGGTATGCAGGGATGTACGTAATCACCATGGTTTCTTTGAAACATGGCATGAGCCATTACGTTCTTGCTGTCTACCGTCATGTTGTTGCCACTCTTGTCATTGCCCCGTTCGCCCTTGTCCTCGAAAGGTCTCCCTTCTTCATCCACCTCATTATTTCATCCCAAAAATGTGAAGTTTTACTTTTTATCATGTATCTTATTGCTTGCTCTTAATTCTTTACGCAGGAAAATAAGGCCAAAGCTCACACTCCCAGTGTTTTTCAGGATAATGATACTCGCTTTCCTCGAGTAAAAACCTACCTCCTTTTGGtcatctttatatataaataaataaataaataaatatatatatatatatatatatatgaatatattgatTCTTTACactttaacaaaacatatataaatctgTGGACAGGCCAGTGCTTGACCAGAATTTGTACTATCTGGGAATGAAGTACACCTCGGCAACTTTTACTTCTGCTACCGTCAACGTCCTTCCTGCCCTTACCTTCATAATGGCAATAATCTTCcggtatatatatattgattacaataattatatgtatGAAGGTAAATTTATAGCATcagagagattttttttaatgatattaaaagtaaaaattttgtcttttttaataaatagatgatGGCATCTTTTAAGATATACTTTTCCTAATTAACTAAGAggacaaattaaaaattagtgcAATAGGTTGATTGCTTGTCTAGTTGGACTAAGTCAATACAACGATTCTCTTAAAAAAGTATGCAATAGTCGGACCACCAATTCGTAAAGTCAGTAATTATATTAGGCAATTGCTTGTCCAGTTACATCAATGCATCTCTCTTTCAACTAACGTCATCATCCTATTATCtggataattaaattactttaattttggaagtgaagcaaattaatgttttcttgtattaatttaatgttgtttaataagATAATTATCTCCTAATTAATCAGATTAGAGACTGTGAATGTGAAGAAGTTACACAGTCTAGCCAAGGTAATCGGAACAGTGATCACAGTATCGGGAGCCATGGTGATGACTTTGTACAAAGGCCCACTGATCGATTTTATCAGGCATGGTGGAGGCGGCCACCACCATGGCAACGCTGACTCCTCTGATAAGCACTGGGTCACGGGGACACTAATGCTACTAGCTAGCTGCACTGGCTGGTCGGGCTTCTTCATATTACAAGTGAGTAATTAACCAGTTGAATTATTTAGAAACTGTTTTGCGAGtctttgaattaatcaaattttttgtgATATGATCAGTCATTTACGTTGAAGATGTACCCGGCTGAGCTCTCTCTTTCAAGTTTGATATGTTTAATGGGCGTGGTGGAAGGCGCCGCCGTGTCACTTGTGATGGAACGTGACATGAGTGTGTGGAGGATTGGGTTCGACTCAAGGCTCCTCGCCGCTGTTTACTCAGTGAGCAACTCTATATAAGCACTTTCACAACTTATAAATAGTTGGGCGTTTGATGTAAGAGTTATCTtgcataattaaataaaatcatgcaATTCTAATTCTACAAAATTATcgtaaaacttataaaatattgaaataaaacagtagaattataaaaattattaaaatactatcatacaatcttaaattataaaattttcaaaattatttatatcaaaatgattaattttctattcttaaaacatttttaaaagacaattttttaatagacTAATTATATTGgtttaaaaaagaaacttaatcaatgttaaaattttaataaattttaaaattcataataatattgtttatttatattataactcTTACgtatattaagtttatttttattagctAAATTCATCtgaaaattatcattaaatcatttaattattaaattataattataatttatgttaaccCGCCCTGAAAATTTTCTGACATTTGACACTTTGAAACTTGCGATTTGCAGGGTATAGTGTGCTCGGGAATTGCATATTACGTGCAAGGTGTTGTAAATAGAGAACGAGGGCCTGTATTTGTGACATCTTTCAGCCCTCTATGCATGATTATCACGGCAGCTTTAGGGGCCATAGTGCTGGCTGAGCAAGTCCATGTTGGAAGGTAATAAGCTAAATCATCCtcatatttaggtttttgttttttaaaccaGAATCTAACAAACGTTGGCAATGGCGTGCTTACTGTTTCAGCATATTCGGAGCCATTCTCATTGTGCTTGGACTTTACACTGTGGTTTGGGGCAAAAGCAAAGATGCTCCACCTGCTAGCTCAGCACCATCTGAGAAAAGTGGTGCCCATGAATTGCCAATTACAAGATCAACCAAAGTTGATGACAATGGCAGCATCGATGGGGCTGATGGAGTTGTCTTGAAACTAAGCCCTGAAAAGTTATGAGGTTTCCAGCTGAATTTGAGCTCCAAGAAtccttataattaatatattttacatatttctatGCCCCCTGTTTCTCCCTCTCCAACTGGGTCTACCCAGTTTAGCAATTTGTGCTCATACTTAATGTGAGAAAccaaattgttatataaatcaaatatttatctctGTCGAAGTGTGCTTATTACAGCATTTCATTTCCTCTTTTACTTCTTTTTATGTCCATTTAGCATTACTTTAATTTATTCTATGCAGTCTTGTTGCTACAGAAATAATCAGTAAGATTCAAATTCTAGGAGAAACTTGGGCTTGCCAGCCTCTAGATGCTACCTAAATTTGCGGGGAATTGTTCCTTTTAGATTTAATTGCAATGCATTTAAAGATATGAAaccaacaaaatatatattttcttgcgcattcaaattaagtttattcgggctcaaatttaaattcaatttaaatggATCCAAAACAAGTTTAATTCAAGTGAATTTaagtctaaaaatttaatatttttgaatttgaattttagatatGTTCAATTCATCAAGTtcgtaaatataaaaaatttgatacagaacaatattattttgatcaatatacattaaaacgatattattttagtaacaAGTTAAACTTAGgctttattcaaataaaaatgaactcaaCTCCTTTGAAACAAATCGAATTTAAACACGTTTGAAATGAATTCGataagcttgagctcgaactcaagcttAATTTCATACAAATGGAACCAAACTTAAATACAAtctggttaaatttaaattcaaccttaattatagttatatatatattcactaaTGTGCTATTAAAATTGGATGCAAAAGAAATTACTTTGAGCTTGGTTCTATGTTCGGCTCCAAAAGGGATAGCCATGgtaatatgtttaaaattttgagctATAAGTAAGTTTACCGAAATAAATTAAACCCTGAACGGCGATGTCGTTGGGCCATGCAACTGTCCAAAAGAAGCCCAAGTTCATctataatttcaaaatgattattattttaaataatcttgcCCACAAGTCCAACGGGCTTTCAAAAGTGTTAACAATTTGGAAGAGAAAATAAGTAAGGGTTCTTAATTAACTTGACCAAAATTAAAGGAGGCACAAAAATTCACTAATTCTTTAGGGTTTACAAAAATATTGccaaaatccaaattaaaatacaaaaacactCTCACCCACTCTTATATAAAACCTTAATGTTTTATACAAATCAAAATCACAACCAAATCGTATAAACTTTTGCATTTTCACTCTAGCTGAAATTAAGAAAATCTgttatatctaaatatttatataaactttaacttaagattttatttatttgattaagagTTTGCATAGTTTAATTTAGTTcgatttaagtaatttttaaactaaactgaaaacacaatttaaaaaagtttcaaaccattaacttaaaaaaacacAGTTTAGTGTAATTTGAATTacgtttttaaaaaattctaaatcgaactaaattattttagattttaaatcaaattaatctgAAAAGTATGGTTTGAATCACACCATACAACCAATAAAGAATTGAGTAATTTTGTAcaccccttaattttggctaaTTGATTATAACCCAAACCTTtccattaaataattaaatttaatcttttccCATTAAGGTGCTGctcttttctcccttttttttttttttttttaacataaaacaaCCTTGCTTCCATCGAATAATGTGCATGAAAATAATGATGGTGTGGATAAACTCCATCCATAGGAAAGATGCTGCAAATTTTGAAGCAAAAAATTTGTCCAATCCTAACAGAGAATCATTAAGATTGAGCACTAAAATCAAACGTCTTATCTTAACATTGGTGGTCACTAAATTATTCCACGTGCGTATGAGAATTTTACTTCAcctcataaaaatattaaaacccaGGGAAAGAATCATATTCTTAATGTAGCTCGGTCCTGTAGctataattttgtttcaaattttaaaggccaaacaactattttccacccaaggtttggcatAAATTCAACttcttacttattaattattaaaaatctaaatatttatcattctattaaattttattgttattatcaaaaataaaattattatttaataaaaatatttaaaaaaattataaattcatcatatcccccccccaccccccatctaagtttaaaaactaataaattctcATCCACCTTctcctcacccaaagtttgaaaaatcattattccctctccctctctctcaagcttaaaaactaacaatttttcaccCACTTTTCCCTTatcctaaatttgaaaaatcattatttccctagggtttgcatttttCCCTTGTCACTTCTCTGGCGATCGGAACTAGTCAACCTCTACTCTTTCATCTCTCAGACGAGAATGAATCGTTTGTCGATAAGAGGTTGGTCAATGATTCGTCAATGAGGCATGGACCCATGCAATACACAAATCTATGTGTTGTACAAATCGCATCGATTGATTTATGTATCGATTGACGCACAAATCGATCAAACAAAGAGTTTAAGCTTTCATTTGATTGATACGTGTGTCAACCGATGCAATCTATGAGTAGCACAGATTCGTGCCTCGCTGACAAATCGTGGGCCAACTATTCATCCTCGTTCGGGAGATGGGAGAGTGGAGGTTGGCTAATTCTAATCATCAAAAAAGCAATAAGGGAAAAATACAAACCCTGTAGAGGAAATAGTGATTTTCCAAACTTTCGGTAAGAGGAAAAGggagaattattagtttttaaacttgggagaaatgtgatgaatttataatttttttaaatatttttttaataataattttacttttaataataataaaaaatttaatgaaaataggAGTATTTGAGTATTTGAACTTTTAATAGTTAAGTGATAAAATACTAAGTTTGTACTAAACCTTGGGGGACAAACAGTGGTTTGGTCATTTCTGGGCAATAAGGCCAATCGGTCTTGTCAAAAAATGATGTCTTTTAAGATCGGTCATCCGTGGGCAACTTAAATTGTTCTCTGAATCAAGGCCTAAAAGAAATTATCAGCACAGGGATGTGCAGGGTAGAATAAACATTATGCTATCAGTatagttttctttttcagtAAAGAGATGAAAGAACAAATGTAATGAGATtgattctttctttctctcagaTTTTCCGTTTTTTGGAATTTCCTAAAAGCAtaaaacctttttcttttagcTTAACAGTAGCAGCCATGATAACTGTTTCCTGTAGTCCTgagaaaaataagtaaataaagtTATTCGGGCTGATCAGTTGCTTGCCGAAAGGCAAAAGAAAGAGGACTTAAATTTTAGACGACTCCTAATAATGAACAATGGTACCGGTCGCAATTGAGTACACTACCAAACACGACCACCACTGCCGACAATGCCCACCACGATTTCATTACAATTGTCATTACTATCGACTCCACTCTTTCACCACCGTATTATCGTCATTAGCCACAAACCACCCCTCAACACATGACTAGTTTTTCAGTAAAATATCAACGAGTTGTTGACCAATAGAAATCGTCTCACCCACCTTACCTTCTTCAACTATTCGCGATACCTCCATTTGCAAATTTACTATAATTCTTTTTGATAGAACAACAATGGGTGCATTAAATCGAAGTCAGATGGTAAAAAAGTCATACTCCCCCTTCAATCTCCACAATCATCCAAAGATCTCGACCCTAAAATTTCGGTATTTAGCTAGTATTAGACCTAAACGAAACTCTTCGTCTAAATACGTAAAAAGCCTAACCATTTGATTTCTGAGGCAACATTAAATAACAATTGGGAAGTCGGTGCTTGAGAATTCATTTGTCAGGatttttgtttagtttctgATTAGGATTCTTAGGTTGCTTCTTTTGTTTTCAGGGATTGAAATGGCCAGTGGCTTCAAGAGATATGCCTTGTAAGGAAGAGTCATTTCTGATATTGGTTTGTGTTGTTAAGAGATTGTTAATGGGTAGCAAAAACACCGAAGGATCttatctcttcttttctctttttttcttttttttaataatggtatttttattttatttattttattattattgctcTCAAATGTATCAAAACTTACTAATAAAATTGGATAGAAtattagaatttattatttttcaatattaaaaataacagttCATCGTTCCAACATAATCAGGTGAGAAACAGTGAAGGAAAATAATTTATGGGGAATCAGAATTTTCCCATGAAGATATGATtcaataaaatcaatttgaaaagcCAAGTAAATAAAGTATCATGGTGCAAAaggtcaaatatatatatatatatatatatatatatatatatatatatatatatatatatatatatatatatatatatataaattagttatATTAAAAGCCAGTCTAATATCTGAATCCAACATCATTTATAAAGTAATGGTGTCCACTCTGTATGGCAATGGCGCCTAACTTCCCCACACCATTGAACTCTTAATTTGTATCATTTTATGGCCATTCAATGAACCTGCTGCCATTTTTATAAAGGTTCACTTACCCTTTGCTTGCCAGTAACATCTAACATGTTCAATTCATGTaaatcatttgattttgaaaaggTAACgttgtaatataaaaatactaaaagggATATAAagttgtaatttaaaaataaaaaaggaaataaagaaatttagaAAGTAGTAAAAAGGTAACAATATGGTGGAAGAGCTGCCATTGTCGAAAGACCAATAATATTTGCATCCAGCTTTAAgtatttaatgaatattttgataatgtatATGATGggtatgatataatttgatacgatttaagagtttttttaaatcaaactaaaaataataatttaaaaaatagtttaactcgGTTTAAgtcaattaaaatcattcatttttaaatatatattatttaataaaataattaaattatagttttttgaaatataatataaaataaaaatacgaaatacatatatataaaatatggtttatgatttgatttggtttaacaATCACCCGAACTACAATccgaaagaaaaatttttaaactaaacttaatcataatttttaagttgttCAATCTAGTTTTAcagtttgaactaaattatgtatatctctaataatatattatcatacgattgaatatattaaattatataataatatattatttaaatatttaattaaatacttaaaactaattttatatagtaattttattattaaactttataaaagtAGAATAAAGAGACTTTAATGCCATTGTTGGTTGTGTTTTATAGCTTCTTTTACCATTGGATGTCAAATGCAAAGCCGCCTTATAGATTGGAAAAAAATAGGCAAACATGTAACAACATATGACAATACATCATGGATGatctaaacataggaagatGACATATGAGtcatatgtttttatataaaagactAAAATCTTCAAATTACGTGACccattcaaattaataaagttatatatataaataataaatataaatttaattataaataataatatattattaagtaattaaattattttaaattaagtactaatttatatataaatgataatatataattatataattaaatattattttatttttatacttatttttatacaaataatatcatttttcctttaCTTTCTTCTAACGAAAAATCTTATTCGGATCGAGGGGTCACATAGCGCTACGCTTGCTCAATCCACATGCGGAGTTGTCAAAATGCTTCACTATTTGTCGAAGTCTTGTCCTCGTCTCAAGTAAGTGGAAAGACATAATCacgataaaatatatatactctctTTTAGGGTCAATTCAACTGTTGAAATGGGCCGTTATGCTGCATTCTTAGAATCTTATCATGTCAATATGCCTAGCACAAAAAAAAAGGGTGAAACAGTTCATCGGTTTGTCTATATAAGAGGACATTTCTCAAGTCTCATTGCATATATCGCAGACAACTATTGTGAAGCTTGGAGAGTGAGGCTGTGAGTGAgatagaaagaaagagagatgggAAATGAAAGGGCGAGCAGTAAGATATCTAAATGCTTGCAGGAGATCAAGAAAGTGAAAGCCTATTTGTTGGAAGTGTCCATTCAGTGTGGCTATGCTGGCATGTTTGTGATCACCATGGTTTCTTTGAACCATGGAATGAGTCATTATGTGCTCGCAGTCTATCGCCATGTAGTTGCCACGCTTGTTATTGCACCCTTCGCTCTTCTCCTCGAAAGGTCTATATATTCaccatctttttctcttcctgCTTTAACATCCTTCTTTTGCAGCacaaatttaatgataaaaatggcTCTTTATGCAGGGGAAGAAGGCCAAAGATGACACTCCCCATCTTCCTTCAAATAATGCTGCTTGGCTTCCTGGAGTAATGCTCTCATCAACaacttgtttataattttagaacATTTAATTACATGTTCAGCTTATTGATTAATGCTTACATGGGTATGATGAGCTGCAGGCCAGTGCTTGACCAGAATTTATACTATCTGGGAATGAAGTATACCACTGCAACATTTGCATCTGCAACTGTCAATCTTGCTCCTGCTTTCACCTTTATCATGGCAATTCTTCTCAGGTTTATAACAAAATCCAAGCTTTAATTTAACCCATTATTTCTCAGATCTTTCAGCAACAATGCTGATGCATA
This is a stretch of genomic DNA from Mangifera indica cultivar Alphonso chromosome 11, CATAS_Mindica_2.1, whole genome shotgun sequence. It encodes these proteins:
- the LOC123229023 gene encoding WAT1-related protein At1g21890-like produces the protein MGDQASCGMLCIRVNRVKAYLAMVSLQFGYAGMYVITMVSLKHGMSHYVLAVYRHVVATLVIAPFALVLERKIRPKLTLPVFFRIMILAFLEPVLDQNLYYLGMKYTSATFTSATVNVLPALTFIMAIIFRLETVNVKKLHSLAKVIGTVITVSGAMVMTLYKGPLIDFIRHGGGGHHHGNADSSDKHWVTGTLMLLASCTGWSGFFILQSFTLKMYPAELSLSSLICLMGVVEGAAVSLVMERDMSVWRIGFDSRLLAAVYSGIVCSGIAYYVQGVVNRERGPVFVTSFSPLCMIITAALGAIVLAEQVHVGSIFGAILIVLGLYTVVWGKSKDAPPASSAPSEKSGAHELPITRSTKVDDNGSIDGADGVVLKLSPEKL